In the Halalkalicoccus sp. CGA53 genome, GGCCAAAAGCAGAGAGTAGCTATTGCAAGAGCGTTGGTTTCCGATCCGGATATTATTTTAGCTGACGAGCCGGTTTCAATGTTGGACGTGTCTACTCAAGCCTCTATTTTAAAATTATTGTCTAAAATATCATCGGAAAGAGATTTTTCAATGATTTATATTTCGCACGATTTGTCCACGGTATCATATGTTTGTGATAATATAAATGTAATGTATTTGGGTCGGATTGTTGAATCAGGTCCAACAAAGGAAATTTTAACTAACCCAAAACACCCCTATACAAAAGCCTTAATAAAAGCTATCCCAACGCCGGATCCCAATCATAAACGGCCTAGAACTGAATTAAAAGGTGACCCAGGCAGTCCTACGGGAGAATTTATAGGATGCCGTTTTAAAGAACGTTGTCCAGAGCGTATGGAAATTTGCAGCAAAAAACCAAAAAGTGTGATTATTGATGGGAACCCAAATCATAAAGCGGCTTGTCATTTATACTACTCTCACTCAAATAATGAGGAAGTTAGAAGGCATGAAGATACCTCTCGTCTTTTCAGGGAGGACCGTTAACCATGGTAAGTTTAAAATATATTGCTAAAAGGATCGTAATTACAATTTTCTTGGTATGGGCAATCATTACATTCCTATTTGGTCTCTTTAGGTTCATGCCTGGTACATACGTTGATATCCTCACTCAAGGAATAGCGGATCCAGAGCTAATTGAAGAAATCGAGGAAAAATATGCTGTCCATGAGCCGTTACATGAACAGTATATCGCATATATGCACAACATGCTAACAGGTGACATGGGAGATTCGTTTCAGTATCGAGATCCTGT is a window encoding:
- a CDS encoding ABC transporter ATP-binding protein, which produces MKQSKIILQTEGLEKYYISHTSLLDKLYRQIIGDLEYVKAVDGVSLDLTSNQVEGVIGESGCGKTTLIKTLIGLEENTGGEIIYNGKNRRNFNKSDWKNYRNNIQMIFQDPYNSLNPKMRVEDIVSEPLDIHGISNKEEKVLNALHDVELEPVSQFVRRKPPQLSGGQKQRVAIARALVSDPDIILADEPVSMLDVSTQASILKLLSKISSERDFSMIYISHDLSTVSYVCDNINVMYLGRIVESGPTKEILTNPKHPYTKALIKAIPTPDPNHKRPRTELKGDPGSPTGEFIGCRFKERCPERMEICSKKPKSVIIDGNPNHKAACHLYYSHSNNEEVRRHEDTSRLFREDR